The Atlantibacter hermannii genomic interval TTCACTTCGCCGCCGAGACGACGAATCAGCTTCACGGTCGCGTCGATAGTGCCGCCCGTCGCCAGCAGATCGTCCACAACCAGCACTTTATCGCCGGGTTTGATGGCGTCGACATGGATCTCAAGCTGATCGGTGCCGTATTCCAGCTCATAGCTTTCCGCGATAGTTTCACGCGGCAGCTTACGCGGTTTACGGACCGGGACAAAGCCCACGCCCAGCGCCAGCGCAACCGGAGCGCCGAACAAAAAGCCGCGTGCTTCGGTGCCCACCACTTTCGTGATCCCGGCATCTTTGTAACGTTCGGTCAGCAGTTCGATGCTTAACGCATACGCTTTGGGGTCTTCCAGCAGGCTGGTAACGTCACGAAACAGAATGCCCGGCTTCGGGTAATCCTGGATGCTTTTAATACTGTCTTTGAGAAATTCAAGCTGCTGTGCAGTCGCGGTCATAATTACATGCCTGATAAAAACGGGTTGACTCACAAGACACGCCAAAGGGGTTAAAGACGGTTTTGATTACGCTTTAACCAGGGCGAGTCTGTTGCCGAAAACGCCAGAATGTACTGGCTGAGCACAGGAAATGCAACAGCCCTGATGCGGGTTTACGGGTTTTGTTGCTTTTCATCAATCACCGGGAGACGCCACATGAAGACCAGCAGGCAGCCCAGGATCGTTAACAATAAAATACGCACCCAGACCATTTTTACCACCCACAGCGACACCGCAAATGTTACAAGAATAAACAGGATAGCTCTGGGCTTTGCGCCGCGCGGCATTGCCTTATGCTGCTGCCAGAATCGCAAGTATCCGCCGAACCAGGAGCGGTATAACAGCCAGTGATGAAAACGTGGGGAAGAGCGCGCAAAGCACCAGGCGGCCAGCAATAAAAATGGTGTGGTGGGAAGCAACGGAAGCACCACGCCGAGCGTCGCAAGCACTACCGCAATCCAGCCAATGATGATTAAAATGAGTCTTTGCATAGTCGCTTCCACAGGGTCATGACGGCTACTGTATCACAGCGCAAGCGGGACTTAGCGGAGAGCGAATGAAAACCGACCGATTATTACAATCGCTACAAACGCGCTTGCACAGCCTGGCGCAAACGCTTGAGCCGCTGGCGCAGCATCGCACGCTGTCGGCGCGTTTCGATCGCCAGCTATTCCAGACACGTTCCACGGTGATTAACGATTATCTGCAGGAATGCTGGCGTAATTTAGACACCCTGACCCTTTACGTTCGGCAACAAAAAACCGACCGGGTCGCCTGGCTTGCCGAACATCTGGTGGCTCAAATGGAAGCGCTGTCGCGGGAAAGCGCCACCTGGACGCTGCGGTTTCATGACAGCGCGCACCTGCCCGCAGGCCGACGCCATGCCCAGTTGTTGCAGCATCAGGACTACGAACGGCGTTTACTGGCGATGAAACAGCAGCGTGAAGCGCAGTTGCGCAGCGTGGAAACCTTGCAGGAACAGCAAAAATTGCATAAAGAGTTGGATGTGCTGGACGGCAGGCTGGCTCGCTGCCGACATGCTCTGGCCGCCATTGAACGCGCACTGGCGCGGCAAACGCGTTAATCCACAGGAGAAAATCGTGTCCCTTGAGAACGCCCCCGACGACGTCAAACTGGCAGTGGATTTGATTATGCTGCTGGAGACGCATCAGATCCCGCCAGAAACGGCATTACGTGCGCTGGAAATTGTTCGGCAGGATTTTTTACGTAAACAGCAGGAAGACGCAGCGGGCAGCGCAGAGTAGCGCCCTCTCCCGCCAGGCAATTCGCAGGAGAGGCCCGCCGGTGAGCGTTAGATGGCGGCGTCGTCTTCTTCGCCGGTACGGATACGCACCACGCGCGCCACGTCAAACACGAAGATTTTACCGTCGCCGATTTTGCCCGTCTGGGCGGTGCGAATAATGGTATCCACACAGGTATCCACGATATCGTCAGTCACGACGATTTCAATTTTCACCTTCGGCAGGAAATCCACCATGTATTCCGCGCCGCGGTAGAGTTCAGTGTGCCCTTTCTGGCGGCCAAAACCTTTTACTTCGGTTACGGTCATGCCGGTAATGCCAACTTCCGCCAGCGCTTCGCGCACATCATCCAGTTTGAAAGGTTTAATAATCGCATCAATCTTTTTCATGGTGAACCCTTAACTCATCTCGCCAGTGGCACAGTTATCTACGCGTAATCGGTTGCTCACCGTATCATAATTACGCGGCGGTTTGGCAGCAAAACTACTCTTTAAAATCGTTTGCATCGAGCTCATGACGGGCCAGTAATTTGTAGAACTCGGTGCGGTTGCGTCCGGCCATGCGCGCGGCATGGGTAACATTGCCTTTGGTTATCTGCAAAATTTTCCGCAGATAGTTGAGTTCAAACTGGTTACGCGCTTCGACAAAGGTCGGCAGCACCGAGTTTTCACCCTCCAGCGCCTGACCGACCAGCGCCTCGCTGATGACCGGCGCGGAGGTCAGCGCCACGCACTGTTCAATCACATTCACCAGTTGGCGCACATTACCCGGCCAGCTTGCCGCCATCAGGTATTTCATGGCTTCGGTAGAAAAACGCCGCACGAACGGTTTGTGCCGTTCCGCCGCCTGACGCAGCAGATGATTTGCCAGCAGCGGAATATCTTCCGCCCGCTCGTTCAGGGCCGGAATTTTCAGGCTCACCACGTTCAGACGATAAAACAGATCTTCACGGAATTCGCCACGCGCCATCGCTTTGGGCAAATCCCGGTGGGTTGCGGAAATAATCCGCACATCAATGTCGATATCGCGGTTGCTGCCGAGCGGGCGCACCTTGCGCTCCTGCAATATGCGCAACAGTTTCACCTGCAACGGGATCGGCATATCGCCGATTTCATCGAGGAACAACGTGCCGCCTTCCGCCGCCTGAAACAACCCTTCCCGGCTGCTTACCGCGCCGGTAAACGCGCCGCGCGCGTGGCCGAACAGTTCCGACTCCAGCAACTGTTCCGGCAGGGCTCCGCAGTTAATGGCGATGAACGCTTTTTTCGCCCGCGGGCTGGCATTATGGATCGCCTGCGCCAACACCTCTTTCCCGGTGCCGCTCTGCCCCTGGATCAACACGCTCACATCCGATTGCGCCACCATCCGCGCCTGCTCCAGCAGACGCAGCATTATCGGGCTGCGGGTGACAATGGTGTTTTGCCATTCATCATCACCGCTGACGCCTTTATGAGAGAGCGCATCGTCAATAGCCTGATAAAGCGCGTCTTTATCTACCGGTTTGGTCAGGAAGCTAAAGACGCCCTGTTGAGTGGCGGCCACCGCATCAGGAATCGATCCATGGGCGGTGAGAATAATAACCGGCAGGCCGGGCTGCACTTTCTGGATTTCGCTGAACAGCTGCATACCGTCCATCTCATCCATGCGCAAATCGCTGATAACTAAATCGATCTGCTCACGTCCCAGCACCCGCAGCCCTTCCAGGCCACTTGCCGCCGTCTCGACGCTGTAGCCTTCGCTGGTAAGACGTAATCCCAATAGCTTAAGCAAGCCGGGATCGTCGTCCACCAGCAGTAAGCGCGCCGGTTTATGCTGCGTCATGGTTTCGCCTCCTGCGTTTCTTCGGGGATATCCTTGTCATCAGGCGAGGCCGCCGGATGCGTTGCGTCGGGCAGTTCGCCGCCGGATGTTTTCCGTGACGAGAGGCGACGCTCAATGTCGGTTAAATTTTCCAGTTTTTGCGTGACGAGCGCCAACTGGCTACGCAGCCGAAGCTCCTGCTCGCGTAGCGTATCCAGTTCGCCATCGCTGGTTTGCTGAAGCTTGGCGTAACGGCTGCGCTCTTCAGACAACTGTAACTGTGCGGCCTGGTTGTCCCGCCACACCTGGAATAACGGGCGAATCTGGCCCGGGATCTCCCCCGCCAGCTCATCCAGGCGGCTTACGTAGCGCCGCCGCTCAACCGGGGAGATTTTCGCGTTAGCCAACAGAATGCCGCGCTTAAAGTTGGCCTGCCAGGTATCGTCCTGCAACACGCCCGCCTGAGCCCGCGCTTCCGCTGGCGCAAGGCGTTCCGCGCAGTCCATGCCGCGCAGCCAGTAAAGCGGGTTGGTGTCGCTTTCCCGGCCTGTCAGTTCCCAAATATCCTGGCAATCGGTTGACAGAAAATCCGCCAGTTGATGTTCCGGATATTTATGCTGGTGTTTGTCGATTTTGCTGTGAATGGCGTCCTGGACGCAGCCGGTAAGCAAAAATGCCGCCAGCGCGCCGCCTGCGAGAGGCCGATAAGAAATGGGGTTAATCAGCGACGCTGCGCGCCGCCAAAGCCTGCTAAAAGATAGTTTCATGATGACGATTTTTCCGGGTCACAGACAGGCAACTCGATGCGGAAACAGACATCGGCGGTGTTATCGTCCACCAGATGGAGTTCACCATGCATCCGTCGAATACAATCCTGGGCGATGCTCAGCCCCAGGCCACTGCCTTTAACCGCCCCTTTTCGTTGATGACTTCCCTGAAAGAATGGCTCAAATATCATGTCGCGTTCCGCAAGAGGGATAGGGATGCCGCTGTTCGCCACATCAATCCGCACGCGGTTACCCACCTGGCGACTGCGGATATAAATGTTACCGGATTCAGATCCATAGTGCACCGCATTGGAATAGAGATTATCGATAACGCTCATCAATAACATGGGTTCAGCCTGGCAGGCCGCCGCTTCCAGCGCCAACTCGGTATGCATCATTTTTGCCCGGGCCGGTAAACTGTGGGCGGACATCACCATCTGAATCAACGGCTCAAGGGCGACGTTTTCCAGTTCGATGACGCCGTCCGCCAGTTTGCGATTGTAATCGAGCAACTGCTCAATCAGCTTCTGTAAATTGCGACTGCTGTTATCCAGGATCTGCACCACTTCCTGCTGTTCCGTCGTCAGAGGGCCAACAACCTGATCGGCCAGCAGATCGGTGCCTTCGCGCAGGCTGGCAAGCGGGGTTTTCAGTTCATGAGAGATATGGCGTAAAAACTGGTGGCGCTGGGACTCCAGCCACGAGAGACGTTCGCTGAGCCAAACCACCCGCTGCCCCACCGATCGCAGCTCGCGCGGCCCTTTAAACATCGCGGCGTCGCCCAGTGATTCGCCCTCCCCCAGCCGGTTAATCATCCGCTCAATGCCTTTTACCGGGCCGATAATCATTCGGGTAAACAGCATCACCAGGCCCAGGCTCACCAGGAACAGGATCAACGCCTGCCAGCCAAAAAATTGCCCACGCGAAGCGATGTCCTGTTGCAACTGCTGTCCACGGCTAAACACCACGCTGCGGGTCGACTGCACCATTTCAGTATTGGCTTTGGCGAACGCTTCCAGATTGTCATCGGCGGCGTCGGCAGGCCCACTGTTATGGCACTGCAACTGCGCCAGCGCATCCAGATTGTCCTTCAGACGCTGATAAAGCGCTTTATCCGGCAGTACGCTTGCATGGGATTCAAGCATCTGGGCATAACGCTGGCGCTGGTTCTGATACACCTTTTCAAGGGTCGCGTCGTCCAGCACACAATATTGCCGGTAACTGCGTTCCATCTCTAAGGCGGCGTTGGTCATGACTTCGCTGCGCCGGGCGTCAATCAGCGTGGTGCGATTGGTGCGTGCCGCCTGTTCACTGAGATCGTTAAGGCTTTGCCACGCCTGCCAGGCGAGCACCAGCAACGGCAGCAGAATCAGTAAAAAAGCCATGACGACTAACTGACGCAGCGAACGGGGAAAGAGTGACCAGCGTTTCACAGGATTCTCAATGTAATAAGGTGATACCCGGATGCTAGCTGACGAGACGACGGCGGGAAAGCCCGAATCACAGAAACGACAAAGGCAGGGAAAAATCCCTGCCTTTGCGATGGAAATAGGCGGTGCCTTACTCAACGTTTCGTCCGATGTCTGATAGAGCGAATGCTGTATCAATGGGTGGACGGCAGGCACCTGTAAGTGCGTCATTCGAGGTTTATGTAGCGCTCGCGTGGGGCTGACATAAGAAGGTGAATGAGCCACTGCGTTATATTATGCATTAAGCGTGCCAAAAAGCGAGGTAAATATAAAAGCAACTGATAAATAAAAGGTTATTTACTGAAAGCGCTAAAGGATGCACTGCACAGTTCCCAACCATATTGTCGCCAAACAGAAACACCCCGCAGCGTTAAATATTTTCCCTATAGAAATCAAAAAAATAAGCGTCTCCATTTGGAGACGCTTACATTGACTCTCTGTCGCAATTCTGCGACAGCGTCGTTATGGCTTAGCCCAACTGCTGACGCGCATTGCGGAAGATGCGCATCCAGGGGCTGTCTTCACCCCAGTTTTCCGGGTGCCAGGAGTTGCTGACCGTACGGAAGACGCGCTCCGGGTGCGGCATCATCAACGTGACGCGGCCGCTTTCGCTGGTAACAGCAGTGATCCCATTTGGCGACCCGTTCGGGTTTGCCGGATAGGTCTCGGTCACCTTGCCGAAGTTGTCCACATAGCGCAGCGCCACCAGGCCTTTGCTTTCCAGTTGCGCCAGATGCGCGTCGTCACGCACTTCCACACGGCCTTCACCGTGAGAAACCGCAATCGGCATCCGCGAGCCGGCCATTCCCTGTAACAGCAGCGACGGGCTGGCAGTGACTTCCACCAGGCTGAAGCGCGCTTCGAAACGATCCGAGTGATTGCGCACAAAGCGCGGCCACAAATCGCTGCCCGGGATCACTTCACGCAGATTGGACATCATCTGGCAACCGTTGCACACGCCCAGCGCCAGCGTTTGCGGACGATGGAAGAACGTTTCGAACTCATCGCGAACGCGGTTATTGAACAGAATGGATTTCGCCCAGCCTTCCCCGGCGCCCAACACATCGCCATAAGAGAAGCCGCCGCAGGCCACCAGGGCATGGAAATTGCCGAGGCCGATACGTCCGCCGATCAGATCGCTCATATGCACGTCAATGGCGTCAAATCCGGCGCGGTGGAATGCCGCCGCCATTTCCACATGGGAGTTGACGCCCTGCTCGCGCAGCACCGCCACTTTTGGACGTGCGCCGGTGGCGATATAAGGCGCGGCGATATCTTCGGCGATATCAAAGCTGAGCGTTACATTGAGGCCCGGATCGGCATCGTTCGCTTTTGCGTCGTGCTCCTGGTCGGCACATTCCGGGTTATCGCGCAGGCGTTGCATCTGCCAGGTGGTTTCTGCCCACCACATACGCAGCGTGGTGCGGCTTTCGCTGAATACCGCGTTGCCTGCGGCGGTAAGCGTGAAACGATCCCCCTCAACGGCCTGGCCAAGATAATGAACGCAGTCGGCTAAGCCGTGGTCGGCGAGGATCTGCTCCACCACTTCACGATCCGCTGCGGCAACCTGGATCACCGCGCCCAGCTCTTCATTAAACAGCGCCGCCAGACGGTCGTCGCCGAGGGTGGCAATATCTGCCTCAATACCGCAGTGGCCGGTAAACGCCATCTCCGCCAGGGTAACCAGCAAGCCGCCGTCGGAGCGGTCGTGGTAAGCCAGCAGTTTACGTTGCGCCACCAGCGCCTGAATGGCGTCGTAAAAGCCTTTCAGTTTGGCCGCGTCACGCACGTCTGCCGGTTTGTCGCCCAATTGACGATAAACCTGCGCCAGCGCGGTAGCGCCAAGGGCGTTATGCCCCTCACCCAGATCGATAAGCAGCAGGGCGTTATCTTCGGTGGAGAGTTGCGGCGTGACGGTATGACGGACATCCTCCACGCGGGCGAAAGCGGTGATCACCAGCGACAACGGCGAGGTCATCT includes:
- a CDS encoding Preotein, which translates into the protein MSLENAPDDVKLAVDLIMLLETHQIPPETALRALEIVRQDFLRKQQEDAAGSAE
- the ybaN gene encoding inner membrane protein: MQRLILIIIGWIAVVLATLGVVLPLLPTTPFLLLAAWCFARSSPRFHHWLLYRSWFGGYLRFWQQHKAMPRGAKPRAILFILVTFAVSLWVVKMVWVRILLLTILGCLLVFMWRLPVIDEKQQNP
- the apt gene encoding adenine phosphoribosyltransferase — protein: MTATAQQLEFLKDSIKSIQDYPKPGILFRDVTSLLEDPKAYALSIELLTERYKDAGITKVVGTEARGFLFGAPVALALGVGFVPVRKPRKLPRETIAESYELEYGTDQLEIHVDAIKPGDKVLVVDDLLATGGTIDATVKLIRRLGGEVKDAAFIINLFDLGGEQRLQKAGIDCFSLVPFPGH
- the glnB gene encoding nitrogen regulatory protein P-II 1, producing MKKIDAIIKPFKLDDVREALAEVGITGMTVTEVKGFGRQKGHTELYRGAEYMVDFLPKVKIEIVVTDDIVDTCVDTIIRTAQTGKIGDGKIFVFDVARVVRIRTGEEDDAAI
- the yfhA gene encoding two component system DNA-binding response regulator produces the protein MTQHKPARLLLVDDDPGLLKLLGLRLTSEGYSVETAASGLEGLRVLGREQIDLVISDLRMDEMDGMQLFSEIQKVQPGLPVIILTAHGSIPDAVAATQQGVFSFLTKPVDKDALYQAIDDALSHKGVSGDDEWQNTIVTRSPIMLRLLEQARMVAQSDVSVLIQGQSGTGKEVLAQAIHNASPRAKKAFIAINCGALPEQLLESELFGHARGAFTGAVSSREGLFQAAEGGTLFLDEIGDMPIPLQVKLLRILQERKVRPLGSNRDIDIDVRIISATHRDLPKAMARGEFREDLFYRLNVVSLKIPALNERAEDIPLLANHLLRQAAERHKPFVRRFSTEAMKYLMAASWPGNVRQLVNVIEQCVALTSAPVISEALVGQALEGENSVLPTFVEARNQFELNYLRKILQITKGNVTHAARMAGRNRTEFYKLLARHELDANDFKE
- the glrK gene encoding sensor-like histidine kinase YfhK, with the translated sequence MKRWSLFPRSLRQLVVMAFLLILLPLLVLAWQAWQSLNDLSEQAARTNRTTLIDARRSEVMTNAALEMERSYRQYCVLDDATLEKVYQNQRQRYAQMLESHASVLPDKALYQRLKDNLDALAQLQCHNSGPADAADDNLEAFAKANTEMVQSTRSVVFSRGQQLQQDIASRGQFFGWQALILFLVSLGLVMLFTRMIIGPVKGIERMINRLGEGESLGDAAMFKGPRELRSVGQRVVWLSERLSWLESQRHQFLRHISHELKTPLASLREGTDLLADQVVGPLTTEQQEVVQILDNSSRNLQKLIEQLLDYNRKLADGVIELENVALEPLIQMVMSAHSLPARAKMMHTELALEAAACQAEPMLLMSVIDNLYSNAVHYGSESGNIYIRSRQVGNRVRIDVANSGIPIPLAERDMIFEPFFQGSHQRKGAVKGSGLGLSIAQDCIRRMHGELHLVDDNTADVCFRIELPVCDPEKSSS
- the qseG gene encoding putative lipoprotein, which translates into the protein MKLSFSRLWRRAASLINPISYRPLAGGALAAFLLTGCVQDAIHSKIDKHQHKYPEHQLADFLSTDCQDIWELTGRESDTNPLYWLRGMDCAERLAPAEARAQAGVLQDDTWQANFKRGILLANAKISPVERRRYVSRLDELAGEIPGQIRPLFQVWRDNQAAQLQLSEERSRYAKLQQTSDGELDTLREQELRLRSQLALVTQKLENLTDIERRLSSRKTSGGELPDATHPAASPDDKDIPEETQEAKP
- the priC gene encoding primosomal replication protein N'', which codes for MKTDRLLQSLQTRLHSLAQTLEPLAQHRTLSARFDRQLFQTRSTVINDYLQECWRNLDTLTLYVRQQKTDRVAWLAEHLVAQMEALSRESATWTLRFHDSAHLPAGRRHAQLLQHQDYERRLLAMKQQREAQLRSVETLQEQQKLHKELDVLDGRLARCRHALAAIERALARQTR